One region of Synechococcus elongatus PCC 11801 genomic DNA includes:
- a CDS encoding DUF3038 domain-containing protein, with the protein MLVPSAAKSDRGAGAQGSMDCMNASASISPTPVPAEASLPAALLQLPTLTGIPEDCPRRARQHLDLLLLALEALDLGAPEAILWVSRELGLESVLRDRVQVWRLRSTNPLRRLTQRQSLSQAETQAIAVLISNLAQRLTVPIRQILLTRSQIDQQGGDYRSDPLIAFYLDRFRSHFKARMNPKRAAVISLAEGDGFDQLALSLIEQLLFCTGVAGAKRLWASLFDGEV; encoded by the coding sequence GTGCTGGTACCATCGGCAGCGAAGAGCGATCGCGGTGCGGGCGCTCAAGGCTCGATGGATTGCATGAACGCCTCTGCCAGTATTTCTCCAACACCTGTACCAGCCGAAGCAAGTTTGCCTGCCGCCTTGCTCCAGCTGCCCACCCTCACAGGGATCCCCGAAGACTGCCCCCGTCGAGCCCGGCAGCACCTCGACCTTTTGCTCCTCGCCCTCGAAGCGCTCGATCTGGGGGCACCCGAAGCGATTCTCTGGGTGAGCCGTGAACTGGGACTAGAGTCTGTTCTGCGCGATCGCGTTCAGGTTTGGCGGCTGCGCAGCACGAATCCTCTTCGTCGCCTGACGCAGCGTCAGTCTCTCAGTCAGGCCGAGACGCAGGCGATCGCTGTCTTAATCAGCAACTTGGCCCAGCGTCTAACGGTGCCGATTCGCCAAATCCTGCTGACTCGCAGTCAGATTGATCAGCAAGGCGGTGACTACCGGAGCGATCCGTTAATTGCCTTCTACCTCGATCGCTTCCGATCCCACTTCAAAGCTCGAATGAATCCCAAACGAGCGGCAGTGATTAGTTTGGCCGAGGGTGATGGCTTCGACCAATTGGCCCTGAGCTTGATAGAGCAACTGCTGTTCTGTACCGGTGTTGCAGGCGCCAAGCGTCTGTGGGCCAGCTTATTCGACGGAGAGGTCTAG
- a CDS encoding adenine phosphoribosyltransferase: protein MDLKTLIREIPDFPKPGILFRDYTTVLKDPQGWRYSIDRLTELIEPLQPTAIVGIESRGFILGAPLAYQLGLGFVPVRKPGKLPADTHSVEYELEYGSDCLEIHQDALVPGERVVVVDDLIATGGTAGATASLIDRCGATLAGFAFVIELEGLNGRDRLPDVPIISLVSYD, encoded by the coding sequence ATGGATCTCAAAACCCTGATTCGGGAAATTCCAGATTTTCCTAAGCCCGGCATCCTATTCCGCGACTACACAACAGTTCTCAAAGATCCTCAAGGCTGGCGCTACAGCATCGATCGCCTGACGGAACTGATTGAGCCATTGCAACCCACAGCGATCGTCGGTATTGAGTCACGGGGCTTTATTCTCGGCGCACCTCTGGCCTACCAACTAGGCCTGGGTTTTGTACCGGTTCGCAAACCCGGCAAGTTACCCGCTGATACCCACAGCGTTGAGTACGAGCTGGAATACGGCAGCGATTGCCTTGAAATTCACCAAGATGCTTTGGTTCCCGGTGAACGGGTTGTCGTCGTTGATGACTTGATCGCCACCGGAGGAACAGCAGGTGCAACGGCTAGTTTGATCGATCGCTGCGGCGCGACCCTGGCAGGCTTCGCCTTTGTGATCGAACTCGAAGGACTGAATGGCCGCGATCGCCTACCCGATGTGCCAATCATTAGCCTCGTCAGCTACGACTAA